A window of the Leptospira bourretii genome harbors these coding sequences:
- a CDS encoding patatin-like phospholipase family protein: MHPSCKTNEVKRIRLSKNPSLAQYLTLADLFKNLPHTVLREMKDQTVREFLVGGEILFEENSEGNDLYILAAGKLRYEKRGVDGSIRDVGEFKRLDIIGELSLFTGERRSATVKAIRDSELLRVPRDVALSILLKYPESLLQITKIIAERLANAKKENQEFVPLSRTFSILTALPKNYLDEIIHKIGLVFLRYGSFCVIDEKVFFDRTSELQSLDEKDREPWIIRFFSQMEAEYDFVFYLLEDKKEFTTWSERALRQSDSILFIKEATADPNCIQLESLLDKKQIKERNQILVLLQPNAVDVVPGTIKHLQKRKFQRHYHVHFDRLDTWERLGRGLLGKSIGLALGGGGAKGFAHLGVLRALEENKIPIDMVSGTSAGAIFSALIAMGETSKGSEEKAKAFWISKDLLNEYTIPVLSLTTGKKYTEAIRQFFGSIQIEDLWIPYFAIATDLSHSEIHVFDKGDLWKAIRASTSIPGVVPPFIDEGVVYVDGGVLDNVPGIALKERGVGKIISVDVFGDIYPDQDKELSAYFDKTNPGVMTNPLTQMTNLINFNEILRPKFPPIGDIIIRSILASSRDRIRQTEKISDLFLQIPTNNFGLLDWFAYERLIELGYVSSVDKIIRSREKFLNPTLQSIL, translated from the coding sequence TTGCATCCATCTTGTAAAACCAATGAGGTGAAACGAATTCGGTTATCAAAAAATCCTAGTCTGGCACAGTATCTCACTTTGGCAGATTTATTTAAAAATTTACCGCATACGGTTCTTCGGGAAATGAAGGACCAAACAGTTCGGGAATTTTTAGTAGGGGGAGAGATCTTATTCGAAGAAAATTCAGAAGGGAATGATTTATATATTTTAGCTGCAGGCAAACTTCGTTATGAAAAACGAGGTGTCGACGGGTCCATTCGCGACGTAGGTGAATTCAAACGACTTGATATCATTGGAGAACTGAGTTTGTTCACTGGAGAAAGACGATCCGCTACAGTGAAAGCAATTCGCGATTCTGAACTCCTTCGAGTTCCAAGAGATGTGGCTTTGTCCATTTTACTCAAATACCCAGAGAGTCTTTTACAAATCACAAAAATCATCGCGGAACGTTTGGCGAATGCAAAAAAAGAAAACCAGGAATTTGTTCCGCTTTCTCGAACCTTTTCTATTTTAACAGCTCTTCCAAAAAATTACTTAGATGAAATCATTCATAAAATTGGTCTCGTATTCCTAAGGTACGGATCTTTTTGTGTTATTGATGAAAAGGTTTTTTTCGATCGAACAAGCGAATTGCAGTCGTTAGATGAAAAAGACAGAGAACCTTGGATCATCCGTTTTTTTTCTCAAATGGAAGCAGAATATGATTTTGTTTTTTACCTCTTAGAAGACAAAAAAGAATTCACGACTTGGTCGGAGAGGGCTCTTCGTCAGTCTGATTCCATTTTATTCATCAAAGAGGCAACGGCTGACCCAAACTGCATTCAGTTAGAATCTCTTCTCGATAAAAAACAAATCAAAGAAAGAAACCAAATTCTCGTCCTTCTCCAACCGAATGCAGTGGATGTGGTTCCAGGGACCATCAAACATTTACAAAAAAGAAAGTTCCAACGGCATTACCATGTGCATTTTGACCGCTTGGATACCTGGGAAAGATTGGGAAGGGGTTTACTTGGAAAATCCATTGGTCTGGCATTGGGAGGTGGGGGTGCCAAAGGATTTGCCCACTTAGGTGTTTTGCGGGCCTTAGAAGAAAACAAAATTCCTATTGATATGGTTTCCGGTACGAGCGCTGGAGCTATTTTTTCTGCTCTCATTGCGATGGGTGAAACAAGTAAAGGTAGTGAAGAAAAAGCAAAGGCCTTTTGGATCTCCAAAGACTTGTTAAATGAATATACAATTCCTGTTTTATCACTGACCACAGGTAAAAAATATACGGAAGCCATTCGGCAATTTTTTGGATCCATCCAAATAGAAGATTTATGGATTCCGTATTTTGCCATCGCAACTGATTTATCACATTCAGAAATTCATGTCTTTGACAAAGGTGATTTATGGAAGGCAATTCGAGCAAGTACATCCATTCCCGGAGTGGTCCCTCCTTTTATTGATGAGGGAGTTGTGTATGTCGATGGAGGAGTGCTTGACAATGTTCCAGGAATTGCCCTGAAAGAACGAGGTGTAGGAAAGATCATTTCTGTAGATGTTTTTGGTGATATTTATCCTGACCAAGACAAGGAATTATCTGCTTATTTTGATAAAACAAATCCTGGTGTGATGACAAATCCTTTGACCCAAATGACAAACTTAATCAACTTTAATGAAATTTTAAGACCCAAGTTTCCACCCATTGGGGACATTATCATTCGATCAATCTTGGCTTCGAGTAGGGACCGGATCCGACAAACAGAAAAGATATCAGATTTGTTTTTGCAAATTCCAACGAATAACTTTGGACTTTTAGATTGGTTTGCTTATGAACGTCTCATTGAACTGGGATATGTATCCTCCGTTGATAAAATCATTAGGAGTCGGGAGAAATTTTTAAATCCTACTTTACAATCAATTCTTTAG